One window of the Rhizorhabdus dicambivorans genome contains the following:
- a CDS encoding acyl-CoA dehydrogenase family protein: MVAAHALIFCGALDAMDLLLTDEQEGLQSTFAKGIAKELPLERLHGAQGQAADNASLRTFADLGWLRMSMPEEWGGLGLGYAEEVLLFRELGRNLGPLSVLAGVLAARLAASSGKLELAESILDGEEIGIVVPEGDAGAASGGAGRARLFSTGDCRKGVLVLPDGASLLDLTALDGAAAPCLDGTLKMCSFELGDARPVGHTEGGDLWWQGSLLTASMFVGQAEGARNMILEYAKVRQTFGRPIGAYQAVRHPIAEMTARAEHARCQTYYAALALGMGRADAAMQVAAARTLAQDAARKNADANIQLHGAVGITSELSAHLFLKRGIVLSNLFGRKKAALRQILNDDLMEV, from the coding sequence ATGGTCGCGGCGCATGCATTGATTTTTTGCGGAGCCTTGGACGCAATGGACCTGTTATTGACCGATGAGCAGGAAGGGCTTCAAAGCACCTTCGCCAAGGGGATAGCCAAGGAGCTGCCCCTGGAGCGGTTGCACGGCGCGCAAGGCCAGGCCGCCGACAATGCGTCGCTCCGTACCTTCGCCGATCTCGGATGGCTTCGCATGAGCATGCCGGAGGAATGGGGGGGACTGGGTCTGGGCTATGCGGAGGAGGTTCTGCTGTTCCGCGAGCTCGGTCGCAACCTGGGACCGCTATCGGTGCTTGCAGGCGTGCTTGCCGCGCGGCTCGCCGCGAGTTCCGGCAAGCTGGAACTCGCGGAGTCGATTCTCGACGGCGAGGAAATCGGGATCGTCGTCCCGGAGGGCGACGCCGGGGCAGCTTCCGGCGGCGCGGGCCGTGCCCGTCTGTTTTCGACGGGGGATTGCCGGAAGGGGGTTCTGGTCCTTCCCGATGGCGCATCTCTGCTCGACCTGACGGCTCTTGATGGGGCGGCTGCGCCATGCCTCGACGGCACGCTGAAAATGTGCAGTTTCGAGCTCGGTGATGCACGGCCCGTAGGCCACACGGAAGGTGGGGATCTCTGGTGGCAGGGCTCGCTTCTGACCGCTTCGATGTTCGTCGGTCAGGCCGAGGGTGCGCGCAACATGATCCTCGAATATGCGAAGGTTCGCCAGACCTTCGGGCGCCCGATCGGTGCTTATCAGGCGGTGCGTCATCCCATTGCCGAGATGACCGCGCGCGCCGAGCATGCGCGCTGCCAGACCTATTACGCTGCGCTCGCCCTCGGCATGGGACGGGCGGATGCGGCCATGCAGGTGGCCGCCGCGCGTACCCTTGCCCAGGATGCGGCCCGGAAGAATGCCGACGCCAATATCCAGCTGCACGGGGCCGTGGGCATCACAAGCGAGTTGAGCGCGCATCTCTTCCTGAAGCGCGGCATCGTCCTTTCCAACCTCTTCGGAAGGAAGAAAGCCGCTCTTCGCCAAATCCTCAACGACGATCTGATGGAGGTTTGA
- a CDS encoding TonB-dependent receptor, translating to MKSSIYPHSPRGNFNRRTLQLATASTLALALMAPEARAQSAEEGARSVEAGIGDIVVTARRREEKLQDVPQAVSVMTQDQLKTENVRDQNDLQQKIPSLSVASRFGRTGGTYGMRGLSGQSSTTPTVGTYFAEVPTPTNNVGYDGSAGQSLYDLQSVQVLKGPQGTLFGRTTTAGAVLVTPAAPHLNDVKANGSLGVGTLGYFQGTLAVSVPIIDGVLAVRAAANYNHRRGYTKVIGSDKRLDELNNESQRISVLFEPTSWLKNTTIYDRFHSDQASSAYLALDYNRNFGLFNLPANTPFFNGICAQAVAVGLASSVPACAAQRLGILASLKATLDAEVTRVSRGGKELRRVNAGNTTYFQDRNTHETLVNRTELALPDMGPLQLQLKNIFGYQTTKGYSGVNVGGIDELLNLYVGVGTGLAGNQSGTKAVISTGKGEKFYSNETQLSGNLFDDRLVFVGGYYYQHAPSTPDLTDVGGVQKTLGGVTAVNLGFSAGRPFTVGGRSKQSAFYGQTTLGLDGLIDGLHLTGGVRRTKDDFILRTRAAGIHPLTGVISPSIVTINTTTGTITLTPSPVATQSLKTSGTNYNFSIDYKATSDLLLYVSTRKGYVPGGLNNSNAAGAPNFQLQYGSETIKDVEAGVKWDFNLGGTSGRFNLAGYQARYSGIQRSFTAIVNGAAISYVANVAKAKLRGIEAELTVLPTSDLRLGVNYSYNEAKYTQWVGADPYGAAPVGTNIDLSDNPFQNAPKHKVNLNATYEIPLSGDNGAVSITGQYTYQSKSYGLTAANRYIQIFGEGARDSVTINGYGIANARVDWEDALGIKNIVASVFVRNIFNKIYETAATPLHNSLGFSTQQFGEPRLIGVSLSFDY from the coding sequence ATGAAAAGCTCGATCTACCCACATTCGCCGCGCGGCAACTTCAATCGACGCACACTCCAGCTTGCCACGGCGTCGACCCTGGCGCTGGCGCTGATGGCACCGGAGGCAAGGGCGCAATCCGCTGAGGAGGGAGCCCGCTCCGTCGAGGCAGGCATCGGCGACATAGTTGTCACCGCGCGTCGGCGAGAGGAGAAGCTGCAGGACGTGCCACAGGCCGTCAGCGTCATGACGCAGGATCAGCTGAAGACGGAGAACGTGCGTGATCAAAACGATCTCCAGCAGAAGATTCCGTCACTGAGCGTCGCCAGCCGCTTCGGACGAACCGGGGGTACCTACGGCATGCGCGGCCTGTCCGGCCAGAGCTCGACAACCCCCACGGTCGGCACCTATTTCGCCGAAGTCCCGACCCCCACCAACAACGTCGGTTACGACGGCAGCGCGGGGCAATCGCTGTACGACCTGCAATCGGTGCAGGTCCTCAAGGGACCGCAGGGCACCCTGTTCGGCCGCACGACCACCGCGGGCGCCGTGCTTGTCACGCCCGCCGCGCCGCACCTCAATGACGTGAAAGCCAATGGCAGCCTTGGCGTCGGAACGCTGGGCTACTTCCAGGGAACCCTGGCAGTCAGCGTCCCCATCATCGACGGCGTCCTGGCCGTGCGAGCCGCGGCCAATTACAACCACCGGCGGGGCTATACGAAGGTCATCGGCTCCGACAAGCGCCTGGACGAACTGAACAATGAATCCCAGCGCATCAGCGTCCTTTTCGAGCCGACCAGCTGGCTGAAGAACACGACGATCTACGATCGTTTCCACTCCGACCAGGCATCCAGCGCTTATCTGGCCCTGGACTACAACCGGAACTTCGGCCTGTTCAACCTTCCGGCGAACACCCCGTTCTTCAACGGAATCTGTGCCCAGGCCGTCGCGGTGGGGCTTGCGTCCAGCGTACCCGCATGTGCCGCGCAGCGGCTGGGCATCCTGGCTTCGCTGAAGGCCACCTTGGACGCCGAGGTGACACGGGTGTCACGGGGCGGCAAGGAACTGCGCCGGGTCAATGCAGGCAACACCACTTACTTCCAGGACCGGAATACCCACGAAACGCTGGTCAACAGGACTGAACTCGCGTTGCCCGATATGGGACCGCTTCAGCTTCAGCTGAAGAATATCTTCGGCTACCAGACGACGAAGGGCTATTCGGGCGTCAACGTCGGCGGCATCGATGAACTCCTGAACCTCTACGTCGGCGTTGGTACCGGCCTCGCCGGAAACCAGTCCGGCACCAAGGCGGTGATCTCCACCGGCAAGGGGGAGAAGTTCTATTCCAATGAAACCCAATTGTCGGGCAACCTGTTCGATGACCGGCTGGTATTCGTGGGCGGCTATTACTACCAGCACGCGCCGAGCACCCCCGATCTGACCGATGTAGGCGGCGTACAAAAGACGCTCGGCGGCGTGACAGCTGTCAACCTCGGCTTCTCCGCAGGCAGGCCGTTCACGGTAGGCGGGCGCTCCAAGCAGAGCGCTTTCTACGGGCAGACAACGCTTGGTCTCGACGGGTTGATCGACGGGCTCCATCTGACCGGTGGCGTCCGGCGCACCAAGGATGACTTCATCCTCCGCACCCGGGCCGCGGGCATTCATCCCCTGACCGGCGTGATCTCGCCATCGATAGTGACAATCAACACGACGACCGGCACCATCACGCTGACACCTTCGCCAGTCGCGACCCAGAGCCTGAAAACGAGCGGAACGAACTATAACTTCTCGATCGACTATAAAGCCACTTCGGATCTCCTGCTCTACGTATCGACGCGCAAGGGCTATGTCCCCGGAGGTCTGAACAACTCCAACGCCGCCGGCGCACCCAACTTCCAGCTGCAGTACGGATCCGAGACGATCAAGGATGTTGAGGCCGGCGTGAAATGGGACTTCAACCTTGGGGGCACGAGCGGACGCTTCAACCTGGCCGGCTACCAAGCGAGATACTCGGGGATCCAGAGGTCGTTTACGGCCATCGTCAACGGTGCCGCGATCTCCTACGTCGCCAATGTCGCGAAGGCCAAGTTGCGTGGCATCGAAGCCGAACTGACGGTCCTTCCCACCTCCGACCTCAGGCTTGGCGTGAACTATTCCTACAACGAGGCCAAATACACCCAGTGGGTGGGAGCCGACCCGTACGGGGCCGCGCCCGTGGGCACGAACATAGACCTTTCGGACAACCCGTTCCAGAACGCGCCGAAACACAAAGTCAACCTCAACGCGACCTATGAGATACCCCTTTCGGGGGACAACGGAGCGGTTTCGATCACGGGCCAGTACACCTATCAGTCGAAGTCTTATGGCCTCACCGCCGCTAACCGCTACATCCAGATCTTCGGTGAAGGCGCGCGGGACTCGGTAACGATCAACGGCTACGGCATTGCCAACGCCCGCGTCGATTGGGAGGACGCGCTGGGGATCAAGAACATCGTAGCCAGCGTCTTTGTCCGGAACATCTTCAACAAGATTTACGAGACTGCAGCCACACCGCTGCACAATTCACTCGGTTTCTCTACACAGCAATTCGGCGAGCCGCGCCTGATCGGTGTGAGCTTGTCGTTCGACTACTGA
- a CDS encoding LysR family transcriptional regulator produces MPILRELLRKTNVTHAARELNMSQPAVSEALNRLRLILHDELLIPSGRTFILSALAQRLQPQLESALAEVETLLAPAAFDPASGVGKMRIATSDYIALLLAPRLALRFNEQAPSMSIEFVDTHLDSNFDLRMGEIDMIIAPAGQIVGESEQFSRMQLFEDELVYLVAAEDGVPRHSPGEDLSDRPHIFCDPRGRPGFMSFAETVLRQRRTVITEAARVSSYMLIPFMIGGSDNVALVQRRLAERLFPVMTNTMMIAPSEALPKLRVMASWSRSRELDPAHSWFRGVLSEIPLELGLC; encoded by the coding sequence TTGCCGATCCTGCGCGAGTTGCTGCGCAAGACGAACGTCACCCACGCCGCACGCGAGCTCAACATGAGTCAGCCGGCGGTGAGCGAGGCGCTGAACCGCCTGCGCCTGATCCTGCACGATGAGCTGCTGATACCCTCCGGGCGCACCTTCATCCTGTCGGCCCTGGCGCAACGCCTCCAGCCTCAGCTGGAAAGCGCACTTGCCGAAGTGGAGACCCTGCTTGCTCCAGCCGCGTTCGATCCGGCCAGCGGTGTCGGCAAGATGCGGATCGCGACATCCGATTACATTGCGCTGCTGCTCGCGCCACGGCTGGCGCTGCGATTCAACGAGCAGGCGCCGTCAATGAGTATCGAGTTCGTCGATACGCATCTCGACAGCAATTTCGATCTCCGGATGGGTGAGATCGACATGATCATCGCGCCGGCCGGACAGATTGTCGGTGAGTCCGAACAATTCAGCCGCATGCAGTTGTTCGAGGACGAACTCGTCTATCTGGTGGCGGCGGAGGACGGCGTTCCGCGTCATTCGCCGGGGGAGGATCTATCCGACCGCCCCCACATATTCTGCGACCCGCGCGGCCGGCCCGGCTTCATGTCTTTTGCCGAGACGGTCTTGCGCCAGCGACGCACGGTGATCACGGAAGCGGCGCGAGTATCCAGCTATATGCTGATACCGTTCATGATCGGCGGATCGGACAACGTCGCCTTGGTTCAACGGCGTCTCGCCGAGCGGTTGTTCCCGGTCATGACAAACACGATGATGATCGCTCCTTCCGAAGCTCTTCCGAAGTTGCGGGTGATGGCATCCTGGAGCCGCTCGCGGGAACTTGACCCCGCTCATTCCTGGTTCCGCGGCGTCCTATCCGAAATCCCGCTCGAACTGGGGCTCTGCTAG
- a CDS encoding thiamine pyrophosphate-binding protein: MMKGHEAVARALLDHGVDPIFGVLGNANIFVLDSFRRLGGRYVPAGNEGGAVLMGLAHGRCSGKVGVATVTHGPGLCNSITALVEGVKSRVPFVLLCGDTAHTNRESTQNIAQRELVLSIGAGFEEAISPETLLGDIARAFRRAELEKRPIALNFPTDFQWADVEYRPTKLLNFERRALVPASDDLDNAIGMIAAASKPIIVAGRGAATARGKAALIKLAERTGGLLATTVQARELFDGEPYNLGVFGTLSTPAAVDEIVASDCVMFFGCSMNSYTTSKGAFIEGKRVIQCDNDPAAICRFVEPDAGLLGEADLVAEALIGLLDMAEIPPSGYRDPALPARLAASHLDLPDTSTETTVDFYKALIAIGDAIPRDRVLVNDCGRFVVEGLKVFRVKNPQLYYFGIMSGCIGLGLASAVGASFAAPDLPTLLVTGDGGFMNNGLLEFNTAVRMGVDLICVVCNDSAYGMEVAEFTCRDLPPDIALMNWPDFAPLAEALGGQGVTVRNDDDLQKAIEAIQNRKGPLLIDLKIDTLAMPNPFH, from the coding sequence ATGATGAAAGGGCACGAGGCTGTGGCGCGCGCTCTGTTGGATCATGGCGTCGACCCGATCTTCGGTGTCCTGGGCAACGCCAACATCTTCGTTCTGGACAGCTTCAGGCGACTTGGTGGCCGTTACGTTCCGGCAGGGAACGAAGGGGGCGCGGTCCTTATGGGACTCGCCCACGGCCGGTGCTCGGGCAAGGTGGGCGTCGCTACCGTTACTCATGGGCCAGGTCTGTGCAATTCGATCACGGCGCTGGTCGAAGGTGTGAAGTCTCGCGTTCCCTTCGTGCTATTATGCGGTGACACGGCCCACACCAATCGCGAAAGTACCCAGAACATCGCCCAGCGCGAACTCGTGCTGTCGATCGGTGCCGGGTTCGAGGAGGCGATCTCGCCCGAGACACTGTTGGGGGACATTGCCAGGGCGTTCCGCCGTGCGGAGCTCGAGAAGCGACCCATCGCGCTAAACTTCCCCACGGATTTCCAGTGGGCCGATGTGGAATACCGCCCGACCAAATTGCTGAACTTCGAGCGCCGGGCGCTGGTGCCGGCGAGCGACGATCTCGACAACGCCATAGGGATGATCGCCGCCGCCTCGAAGCCCATCATCGTGGCCGGTCGCGGTGCGGCGACCGCGCGTGGCAAAGCCGCGCTCATCAAGCTCGCCGAGCGCACCGGCGGGTTGCTGGCGACCACTGTCCAGGCGCGCGAGCTCTTCGATGGCGAGCCCTATAACCTCGGGGTCTTCGGCACCCTGTCCACCCCGGCGGCGGTGGACGAGATCGTTGCCAGCGATTGCGTGATGTTCTTCGGCTGTTCGATGAACTCGTACACCACCAGCAAGGGCGCCTTCATCGAAGGCAAGCGGGTGATCCAGTGCGATAACGATCCCGCGGCGATCTGCAGGTTCGTCGAGCCCGACGCCGGATTGCTGGGTGAAGCCGACCTGGTCGCCGAAGCGCTCATCGGCCTGCTTGACATGGCCGAGATCCCGCCGAGCGGTTATCGGGACCCGGCCCTGCCGGCACGTCTGGCCGCGTCCCATCTGGACCTACCGGACACCTCGACGGAGACCACCGTAGACTTCTACAAGGCGCTGATCGCAATCGGCGACGCGATACCCAGGGATCGCGTGCTGGTGAACGACTGTGGCCGGTTCGTGGTGGAGGGCCTCAAGGTCTTTCGTGTCAAGAACCCACAGCTCTACTATTTCGGCATCATGTCGGGCTGCATCGGCCTTGGCCTTGCCTCTGCGGTGGGGGCCTCGTTCGCCGCGCCGGATCTGCCAACCCTCCTCGTCACCGGCGACGGCGGCTTCATGAACAATGGCCTACTGGAGTTCAACACGGCGGTCCGGATGGGAGTCGATCTCATCTGCGTCGTCTGCAACGACAGCGCCTATGGAATGGAAGTCGCGGAGTTCACCTGCCGTGATCTTCCGCCGGACATCGCATTGATGAACTGGCCGGATTTCGCCCCGCTGGCTGAAGCTCTGGGCGGGCAGGGGGTCACGGTGCGGAATGATGACGACCTTCAAAAGGCGATCGAGGCGATCCAGAACCGCAAGGGGCCTCTCTTGATCGACCTCAAGATCGATACGTTGGCGATGCCGAATCCGTTCCACTGA
- a CDS encoding aromatic ring-hydroxylating oxygenase subunit alpha, which translates to MKNFDPADPIAKAPGITYQEVIDQDVDPPAPAVSRYHNPVDLGVQPIKASNYTSREYFLKEIDKVWLKTWQYTCREEEIPNPGDTYVFDLVGRSVLIVRQPDGTIKALQNVCLHRGRKLATHGGCKRQLRCPYHGFVWGIDGSFQHNPFEWDFPQIEKESFGLPELRLETWAGFIFINFDPDAKPFLSLLGDYPEHMEHFRINDCYKALHLGKVVDANWKAVAEAFLESSHVVATHAQAVPYSGYDQVQYDLISDHVTRFVVPLGVISEAWSGPEHLSDEQRVRLALTNGSRGGPPGRDLAKSIKPGQTMRNYLAQMARENLERETGYDFSDLSDGEFVDGFSYDLFPNTHIWGGFTVKICYRIRPLGLDHERSLMEIFLMKIKPKGTNPPPAQYRLLGPDEALGDAPEFNGSYLGGLLDQDVANMGPQQEGLRALGPDGELTFGRYTDMRCRNLHRMVEQYLAS; encoded by the coding sequence GTGAAGAACTTCGACCCCGCCGATCCGATAGCCAAGGCACCGGGGATCACCTATCAGGAGGTGATCGACCAGGACGTCGATCCGCCGGCGCCCGCGGTCTCCCGTTATCACAATCCCGTCGATCTTGGCGTGCAGCCGATCAAGGCAAGCAATTACACAAGCCGCGAATATTTCCTCAAGGAGATCGACAAGGTCTGGCTGAAGACCTGGCAGTATACCTGCCGCGAGGAGGAGATACCCAATCCGGGCGATACCTACGTATTCGACCTCGTCGGCAGGTCGGTGCTGATCGTCCGGCAGCCCGACGGCACTATCAAGGCGCTGCAGAATGTATGCCTGCACCGCGGCCGCAAGCTGGCGACGCATGGTGGCTGCAAGAGGCAGCTGCGGTGTCCCTATCACGGCTTCGTCTGGGGCATCGACGGCTCGTTCCAGCACAATCCTTTCGAATGGGACTTTCCGCAGATTGAGAAGGAGTCTTTTGGGCTTCCGGAACTACGGCTCGAGACGTGGGCCGGATTCATCTTCATCAACTTCGATCCGGACGCAAAGCCTTTCCTGAGTCTGCTCGGGGACTATCCGGAGCATATGGAGCACTTCAGGATAAACGACTGCTACAAGGCCTTGCATCTGGGCAAGGTGGTGGACGCGAATTGGAAGGCAGTCGCCGAAGCCTTCCTGGAATCGTCGCACGTCGTCGCTACCCACGCCCAGGCGGTGCCCTATTCCGGCTACGATCAGGTCCAATATGATCTCATCTCGGATCATGTGACGCGGTTCGTGGTGCCCTTGGGCGTGATCAGCGAGGCCTGGAGCGGACCTGAGCATCTGTCGGACGAGCAGCGGGTTCGGCTTGCGCTGACCAACGGTAGCCGTGGAGGCCCTCCGGGGCGGGATTTGGCAAAATCGATCAAGCCCGGCCAGACGATGCGGAACTATCTGGCGCAAATGGCCCGAGAGAATCTCGAGCGGGAAACCGGTTACGACTTCTCCGACCTGTCCGATGGCGAGTTCGTTGACGGCTTCTCCTACGACCTGTTCCCCAACACGCATATCTGGGGCGGGTTCACGGTGAAGATCTGCTATCGCATCCGCCCTCTCGGCCTGGATCACGAGCGTAGCCTGATGGAGATCTTCCTGATGAAGATCAAGCCGAAGGGCACGAACCCTCCGCCCGCCCAATATCGGCTCCTCGGGCCCGACGAAGCGCTTGGCGACGCCCCGGAATTCAACGGTTCCTACCTGGGCGGCCTGCTGGATCAGGACGTCGCCAACATGGGGCCGCAGCAAGAGGGTTTGCGGGCCCTCGGACCGGACGGTGAACTCACGTTCGGCCGCTACACCGACATGCGCTGCCGCAATCTGCATCGCATGGTGGAACAATATCTCGCGAGCTGA
- a CDS encoding acyl-CoA dehydrogenase family protein has translation MDLVYTPEQIEFRRKARDWLKENVPGTRPSSREEAAAYDKAWQRRLHDGGWAGLNWPKEYGGAALTGIQSLIWFEECERANAPAYGLMSIAQTHAGPTLIARASEDLKAFHLPRILRGESLWCQGFSEPGAGSDLASLKTKGVIDGDHIVVTGQKIWTTGASTADYQELLVRTDPDSERHRGLTWIICDMRSPGITIRPIETMMGESAINEVFYDEVRIPISNVVGDINGGWSVAMSTLAFERGTTFLRDQISLSAKVERAIDLARRTPLADGRFAIEDSAIAEKLAELKAEGLGHRAMAVANVSNVDRTGSPGPEGSMVKLLVGGTYKALGEVVTEILGLGMLDYDHSRASNPWAYDFMNSWVVTIAGGTSEIQKEIIADRVLELPRAR, from the coding sequence TTGGACCTGGTTTACACACCGGAGCAGATCGAGTTCCGTCGGAAGGCGCGGGACTGGCTCAAGGAGAATGTTCCGGGCACGCGGCCGTCCTCCCGCGAGGAGGCCGCTGCTTACGACAAGGCGTGGCAGCGCAGGCTTCATGACGGTGGATGGGCCGGGCTGAACTGGCCGAAGGAATATGGCGGCGCCGCGCTGACCGGAATCCAGTCGCTCATATGGTTCGAAGAGTGCGAGCGCGCCAATGCGCCCGCCTATGGGCTGATGTCGATCGCCCAGACACATGCGGGTCCGACGCTCATTGCCCGTGCGAGCGAAGACCTGAAGGCGTTCCACCTCCCGAGGATACTCAGGGGTGAGTCTCTGTGGTGCCAGGGATTCTCGGAACCCGGCGCGGGCTCCGATCTTGCGAGCCTGAAGACGAAGGGCGTCATCGACGGCGACCACATCGTCGTCACCGGCCAGAAGATCTGGACGACCGGAGCGAGCACTGCGGATTATCAGGAGTTGCTCGTCCGGACCGACCCCGATTCCGAGCGGCACCGGGGCCTGACCTGGATCATCTGCGATATGCGCTCGCCGGGGATCACCATTCGTCCCATCGAGACGATGATGGGGGAGTCCGCCATCAACGAGGTTTTCTACGACGAGGTCCGCATTCCGATCTCGAACGTCGTAGGGGACATCAATGGCGGCTGGAGCGTGGCGATGTCCACGCTCGCCTTCGAGCGCGGCACCACCTTCCTGCGGGACCAGATCAGCCTTAGCGCCAAGGTTGAGCGGGCCATAGACCTGGCGCGCCGCACGCCTCTCGCAGACGGCCGGTTCGCGATCGAGGATTCGGCTATTGCCGAGAAGCTGGCTGAGTTGAAGGCGGAAGGTCTCGGGCATCGCGCCATGGCGGTGGCTAACGTCTCCAATGTCGATCGCACCGGCTCGCCGGGTCCGGAAGGCTCGATGGTCAAGCTCCTGGTCGGTGGGACGTATAAGGCGCTGGGCGAAGTCGTGACGGAAATCCTTGGGCTGGGCATGCTCGACTATGATCACAGCCGCGCGAGCAATCCCTGGGCCTACGACTTCATGAACAGTTGGGTGGTCACCATAGCCGGCGGTACCTCCGAGATTCAGAAGGAAATCATCGCCGACCGTGTCCTGGAGTTACCCCGCGCACGATAG
- a CDS encoding FAD-binding protein → MIRPGDVPSRKIFDLVIVGSGAGALIAALRAKALGLTPIIVEKQGKVGGSTGLSGGVLWIPMSPVLEREGVRDRHELAWTYLTNLVGEDGGRGSTPERWRAFLSEGPEMVRFLEDRGIPFKHCAYRSDYHDELPGGLVEGRSIESKLVDGHILGPWYDHLQGTANPYPLMTSEMRYILLAQARVKGAAMVGRMLYRMAKQRILGKHYLGLGAALVTRLLKLALDAEIPIVINMPVEELLSVDGRVTGVRCSRNGENFEFSARRGVLLAAGGFSHSSRMRQQYGPAPSSTAWTASNPGDTGEVMEQAIGLGAATDKMDFAWWIPTSLLPSGQRAFCAAELAKPGCIGVDQAGERFGNEAGSYVAAGMAMYARQKLRPAVPCWAIMDHRNRSRYAWAGKLPFQTPKEWFASGYMKRADTIEELARLCGIDPARLAATVSRFNGFVDRGRDADYGRGDRHYDSYYADPFHRPSATLGRIDRGPFYAVKFFPGDVGTAGGLVCDEHARVLRDDGTAIEGLYAAGNIAAPTFGATYPGAGASIAPSAVFGFIAAEAAASSG, encoded by the coding sequence GTGATCCGTCCCGGGGATGTCCCTTCCCGGAAAATCTTCGACCTGGTGATCGTGGGTAGCGGTGCCGGGGCGCTGATCGCCGCTCTGCGTGCAAAAGCCCTGGGCCTGACGCCGATCATTGTTGAGAAACAGGGCAAGGTCGGCGGTTCGACGGGGCTGTCTGGCGGGGTCCTCTGGATTCCGATGAGCCCGGTGCTCGAACGAGAGGGCGTGCGGGATCGCCACGAACTCGCCTGGACCTATCTGACGAACCTCGTGGGCGAGGATGGGGGGCGCGGTTCCACGCCCGAGCGCTGGCGTGCCTTTCTCTCGGAAGGCCCGGAGATGGTCCGGTTTCTCGAGGACCGCGGAATCCCGTTCAAGCACTGCGCGTACCGTTCCGACTATCATGACGAGCTTCCGGGCGGTCTGGTCGAGGGCCGTTCGATCGAGTCCAAGCTCGTGGACGGGCACATCCTTGGCCCGTGGTATGATCATCTTCAAGGGACCGCGAATCCCTATCCCCTGATGACATCGGAGATGCGTTATATCCTCCTGGCGCAGGCCCGGGTGAAGGGCGCCGCCATGGTCGGGCGGATGCTCTACCGGATGGCGAAACAGCGCATCCTGGGAAAGCATTATCTGGGTCTTGGAGCGGCGCTGGTCACGCGTCTGCTCAAGCTGGCTCTCGATGCCGAAATACCGATCGTGATCAACATGCCTGTCGAAGAGCTGCTGTCGGTGGACGGCCGCGTAACGGGCGTTCGATGTTCGAGAAACGGCGAGAATTTCGAGTTTTCCGCCCGGCGTGGCGTGCTCCTCGCCGCAGGCGGGTTCTCGCATTCGTCCAGGATGCGACAGCAATATGGGCCCGCGCCAAGTTCGACCGCCTGGACGGCCAGCAACCCGGGCGACACCGGGGAGGTGATGGAACAGGCCATCGGCCTTGGCGCGGCGACTGACAAGATGGATTTCGCCTGGTGGATTCCGACGTCGCTTCTGCCGAGCGGACAGCGGGCGTTTTGCGCGGCCGAGCTCGCCAAGCCTGGCTGCATAGGGGTCGATCAGGCGGGTGAGCGGTTCGGAAACGAGGCGGGATCCTATGTTGCCGCCGGCATGGCGATGTACGCCCGCCAGAAGCTGAGACCGGCGGTGCCATGCTGGGCGATCATGGATCACCGGAACCGGAGCCGCTATGCGTGGGCCGGCAAGCTGCCGTTCCAGACGCCGAAGGAGTGGTTCGCAAGCGGATATATGAAGCGCGCCGACACGATCGAGGAGCTGGCGCGCCTTTGCGGGATCGATCCAGCCCGGCTTGCGGCGACGGTTTCGCGGTTCAACGGCTTCGTCGATCGTGGCCGCGACGCGGACTATGGGCGCGGGGATCGTCACTACGATTCCTATTATGCGGATCCCTTCCATCGCCCCAGCGCGACGCTCGGCCGCATCGACAGGGGCCCGTTCTACGCGGTGAAGTTCTTTCCCGGTGACGTGGGCACGGCCGGCGGCCTGGTTTGTGACGAACATGCGAGAGTGCTGCGCGATGACGGCACGGCCATCGAAGGTCTCTATGCCGCGGGTAACATAGCGGCGCCCACCTTTGGGGCCACTTACCCCGGCGCCGGCGCCAGCATCGCCCCGTCGGCTGTCTTCGGCTTCATCGCCGCCGAGGCGGCGGCATCGTCCGGATAG